The DNA sequence GGATATACAGCACATGGAGCAAAATCAAGACAAAATCCCTCCTCAAAGACATCTCTCTGCCCTTCCCCCCCAAAATCTGCCCAGTTTGCCTTCTGGCTGTACTTTCCTCAGCTGCAGTTTAACCCAGATCTCTGAAATTCCTCCAACGCACAACAGACTgaacatgacagagagagacgctgAGATAACAAGGGAACAGAGACGGGGTGGAATGgagaacaaacacagctgtccAAAGACTTAAATGCCAATCCCAAAGGTGTTTACTGTACCTTGAAGGTCTGCGGCTTCCTGCGTTTTAAAAGCCCCACTAATCGACTACGGAGGAATacttgttaccatggtgacTTTATGAGAAAAGGCAATAGTTCAGTCGGAGAAAATGTGTCAGCAAACTGCAACAGACAGAGCCACATTACTTTTATAGCTGCTGGAAGTCAGCTCTGCAGGCCAGCTGCCAAAACCCCACCACCAATAAGATGCTGAGTCTGTCAAGCGTGGTGGCTAGTATAGactattttcattgttgattcaTCTTCTAGATTCATTGGTTCTTTGCTCTGTGACTTGTTGcgaaaatagttttaaaatgcTCGTCACAGCTACCCAGAGACCAACATGAagtcttcaaattgcttgttttgtccgacTAACACAGCAACACTGTCAGGAAGCATTCCTTCACAGAGTTTATGATCTACTTACTAGACTAAAGGAAGTTTGTAGCAAGTGTAACCTCAAAatagatataaaataaaaatatctggtGAACCAATTTCTTCACAATAGATCCTCTTTTATATTGCAAAATCGTGCCATATTGCTGCATCTGATGTCTTGTTATAGAACCACTGCTTCCTCTTCTGCTATCTTTGCTTTCCAGACTGCTGCCCATGGGTGACTGACAGGGAGGATGGAACAGTTAGCTGGCTGACTGATTAGTTAATAGAGGACTAATTACATCAGTAATATTTctggcaaaaatgtcaaatattggccaattccagcttcttaaacatcaggatttgcagctttttggGGGTCATTTATGAGGGTAAACCAAGAGTCTTTGGGcttttgacaaaataaacagtaaatctGAAGAtgactgaaagtgaaaatgatcGGCGAGTTACTTAAAAATGAGATTTAGCTTATATTGCAGCCCTTGACATCACTGATATTTGAAATAATGCTTGTGTGTTGCTATAAACCTTTGGAGATTCAAGATGTAACACCCCAGCATCACCTGCAGTGATTAACAATGTCTGTGGCATACTGCAGTGTCACACTACATGAAGAGATCCTGCTGAACGCCTCTGCAGAGATCCTCCCTGGGTATACGGAGGTGGCACCGAGCCCTCCTGGACTCACTGCAGGCAGCAGCTACAGCTCTTACGTAATCCCTGGTTACACAACACCGAGCTACAGAGAGCCTGTGACCTAAACAAACCAGTGGCAATCCCCATCTTTATCACTCCACACTCTGGTCATCCGCTCGCGCTTTGGAGGACATTTAACTAGCCCAAAATACATCAGACGGTGTTTGCACAGAGGGAGTGTCGGCTGAAAGGCTGACTCAGCAGGCAGACCTGACGTCTTTGTAAATCTGTGCCTTCGCTGACTCGCCTGCCATTGTTTTATCACTTCATCTGGTGATAAAACTTTGATGACATCAGACAGAATCAGCTTGCGGGTATGTGCTGAATtgataaaatgaagaaaatcagAATGGAAACAAAGCAGGCCAAGCCAAACAGCATTTTACCACCTTAATTACTTATCAACTTAATTTGCTCTGCAGGCGGCCTATGCTTTCAAGCAAACTAATCTAATTAGAGAAACAGATAATTGTGGTGCAGTATGTAAATGTTCTTCCTCTTTGCATCGAAGTTCTTAAAAATGATCACACTGATTAAAGTGTTTGAAGGGTTTCACTTGACGAATACTGTGAGctgtaaaaactgttttttctgtgggagagaggagcttctgttggtgtggactttgtgctttttaactttcataaCTCTCATATGCACTAAAACCAACatatgaaacactgaaagacaggtaaaaaaaaaaagtataatagATCTCCTTTAATGTTCATTTCCCCTCTTTCTTGATTTTCTATATGAGAAAAAATTCTTAGTTCCTTCACTGGTAATCAACGAAACCAGAGTTGATGCTATTTTTGGATTGGCTTACAGTGAACACATTAACAGTATGAAACCTctgtcctccttcctctttctctgaaaaaaataaaaataaaatgaaaaaaataaaaaataatgctgTTGAGACCACACTATCAGATTAggaccaaaataaaacatgtgaagcTCAATTCGTTTTTGAAAGCAACAGCGGTTATGATGTCAATATCACTGTCCCGGTCAAGCTCCACGCTAATGGCTAATGGGGCCCCTGAAGAGGTGAAGATCAATAGGGTGATGTTCAGTTTCCCTCTGTGGGAAAGCTCAGATTTCACTGGTCACTTTCATCAGATCAAATAAAACCCCGTCTGGTGTCTGAGCTCCTAATGAGACGCATGCAGGGAGCTAAAAATGGAATTGGGTGAGATGCAATGTTTTGACAGGTTTCTACTGAAGACAGCAACAATGATTAGACTACAGCCGCAAGAGATAACCTCTTAAAGTGGGAGAGCGCAGCTTCTCACTGACTTCCACTCGCGACTAAGCTCCACCAATGCATGACCAGAACACTACTCGGCCCCACTTGGCCTGATGAGTATCTGTGCGACCACTTCTGCTGCGGAAATGTGCACTCTGGTTTGAGACAACAGAGGATGTGGCCTAGCCTCTCTTCGGGTGCCTGACGGGGAGAGGGGACAGCAATAAAGCTCACTTCATAACAGGGGAAGAATGGCACTTGTGGACATTTCCTGCGCACATTTGTCAGCAGAGGCGTATTAAAAAATGGGGCAACAGATGGGATGGAAAAGGAAGTGATGGATGAAATACATGAGTGGCTGAGAGAAGGGATGACGTGCATGAGCAGCGTACGTTTTAGCTCGCAGCTTTACAGTTTCGTCcctgcacactgacacaataGCAGTTGAAATTtaagctgtctgtgttttcaataaaaaaaacacctattCTTTCCACTGTTCTCTCTAATTACAGTCATTTCAGTGCAGTATTAACAGTTGTCAAGTGCTGCAATGTTCTGCAAGACCTTCAGGTGAGTACCCGACATAAGTGAATGTCAAGTGCCTCTGCGGGGGGTATCTGCATTTAACGCTCCCTGGAAACATGCAGGCAGTTTGACTAACAAGCAGGCATTCAGTTGTCATGAATGAGGGTACTACGATATTTAATGTAATACATGCACATTAACCATTCTGTTATATTACTGTCACAGCCACACGGCTCCATAGGTGTTTATAGCCTCGTGCAGGTATTGAACTAACAGGCCTCGCAGTATGAGTGGTTACACGAAAAGTCTGCTCGCACACACTGAGGTTTAAGGATAAACTGCTATGAATCTATTTTTGCTTTTCctataaatagaaaaaagaaattaggAGTGGGCTTGTCACTCGCATAATGATTAGATAGAAAAGGAATGCaggcataaaaacaaactggCTCGACCGGATTCAAAGTAAACAGATAAGTTAAACAGTCCTCTAAAAAGGAAGATGAGATCAGGGTCAATTTGGGTTCAATATGCTGCACGCGCCTCTCCTTTCATGTGCCACGGGTTCATCAGCTCTGTTTCCAGTCGGCCACTGTGGTGAAGCCCTTCAATGTCGCACCCGCAGCAAGGTCTTCCACGTGCGATCTCAAATCGAGAGTTTCATATTGTAGAATTAAGGCAGAGGCTTTATCACGCCAGACTGTGTAAATGGCCCATGTCACCTTATTTGGGGCTGTATGTGGCCTTATGTGGCGAACTTGATTTGAGCTGACTGGGAAGTTTGTGTCCCGCAGCAGCCAAAACACAGTCTGTGCCGTTTCCCCCAGTGTTGTCTATTGTGGAGTGAATGGGCCCAGTGTTTGTGAGGGAGCCAAATGATAAACCACGATGTCCACAGAAGGCAAGGCGGGGGAAGTCAATGACACAAGTCAGCAGCAAAAAGCtaaagttaaagggacagttcacccccacatcaaaatgacatattttccGGTTACCAGTTGCGCTATATATCCAACTAGTTTGTTTCGTTGTCAGTGGATGAGTTTTGGAGATAAGATGCTTACCTTCTTTAAAATACAATGGAACTAGATGACACTTGGCTTGTGGTGCTCCAAAGACAAATaccaaaacaatacatttaaaaagatgtctccttccagaaatcatgactcaAGGTAACCCTCGGACTTCAttttgagcagtttcatgtcGGAATGGCGAATGAAGCTGCATCTGCTCAAGGAGGAAATGTTAACTTACTAAGCTAACTATTCAAATTCTGACAAGGATGATGcaattaatgtttacatcctaTGCTGTCACAAGCAAGAGTTTTCCAAGTGTTTGTATTTTGGCGTTTTGAGCACCACTAGACAAGTGTCACCTATTTCTACTTAGTGTTGGCACAAAACGGAACAATTCTTAGAGATCACACTGATACTCcctgtcagagaaaaaaagtgtggcAGGAATACAGCTGTTAGTGGTGTATCCATCCTTCAGGGGATAAgtattaaactgtttaaaatattaAGTATTGTAGTATATGTctcaatgttttgtaaattatggGTTGAAAGTCATTTATTGGATTCATGTACCTGGTAAGTTAAATACTGGACACCACAGGAGGCCGTGACTGGTGGatgaaaagattatttttccACCATGAGCCTGAGAGTCACCAGGACTGATCATAATACATGGACTGAGAAGGATTAGTTCACATCATCCTCTAATGTTCATAAGTGTATACAGACCCATGTCCTATATGGTGTCCTACACTGTTGGCACTGCTTCAGGTAGGTTTCTAGTTCTCTGTGGTTGTTAAGTATGTATGTTTTATGTGATTTAAATCAAGAGCTACTctataaaagcataaaggcaTACACATAAATGTTCAGAAAACAGGCATATTCTAACCTACAGTACACAGGCGTTGGTTTGAGTTGCATGATTTGACGATGATAGATTGTCTCTTCCCCCGTCATGGGGAAGCAATTGTGCCACATTCTCAAACATGCTAAACAGCACTGAGAGCTTCCCTCAAGTGACACAATGCTGTGCCTCTTGCATAACAGTGTTGCCTCTCATGAGTATGACATTTTGCCTAACAATGAGAACAATCAGCGGTTTAGGGTCATGTAGGATGACGACATGGATCAGTATAACATTGACTTTCAGCGCGGAGACCACAAAAAAACCATGTGGGCGATCATTTATGAAGGATTCAGTCGCTAATCTTATTTTTGGGACAGTGTGGTGCCAGGTAGGACGATCTCCAGCTCCGGGGCGCTGCTGTGTCATAGTTGATCTGtaatggaaaatcaaacacgGCCAAACAGGTGCCGCCCATTTGAGCAGGTGGGGAGAAAGATGTAAACCAATATCCAAATGCAAACACTGCACATTTGTTTAGCAAAGTTGTGACTTGGCTGCTGTCGGCTGCAGACACGGCAAACAAGTCAAACTGCTTAAAACTAATTACGCTGTTTATCTTTACGCTGCCAACAACCACAAAGGATAATTCCCTTTAAAAACCTGGTGACTGTACCCCAGCCAAACTTATGGTAGCAAGTAAGGTGTGGAAATTGGATTTATGTTCCCACAGGTGCcttatgttttattatatatgtgtgtatgaagTGAATTTTAACTGAAGCCCTGggattatgaaacatttaagtGGAAGTAGATATTTTTAGTGAGGggttttaattatattgtttgttCTCTGTATAGCTTTAATTTAATCATGCCATCTTGGGTCTATTTCTTTTGATTAATAGCTGCTTCATTATCTAGTGGAAATTTAACTACACATTCAGATGTTGGCAACAATCTGTGTCTTGATGtcattagagctgcaacgattaatcagttatttgaTTACTTGTCATGACAGACTTCTCCATGACAGTAAATCGAATCTGAAAACTGAATGTCTGCGGACAACATGAGACATCTGAGGAAGTCGTCTTGATCTTAAGGGAACACTAATTGATAGTTCTCtccactttttcacattttatagacaaacaATCAAATGACTAATCAACTACTCAAGGAAACAACTGACAGGTTAATCGACAAATAAAGCAGTACCTGTAAATAAGAATTTGACAACTGGAAGGCTCCTGTGAAAGAAACCTTTACaaaatagataaacaaaagTTTGaagtcagtgtgacagtgttgttaCTCTACCTTTCTGGACATGGATGATATCTGGGTAATTTGCCAGGTGTCCTTGGTAAAGACATAACAAATCCATGATCGGGTCCAGATCCTTGCTGGGCTGCTCAGCAAAATACTCTCCAATGGCTTCATACGCGTCCCCGGTGAAGGAGATGGCCTGGTTTAGTCCAGCAGAGTACGTCTGCTGGTCCATCTCGAAGGCCTGGCTGAGGACCTTGAATGACATCCCCACTTTCTGATACTCCTTCTTAAAGCCAGTGATCTGCTTGCGGGCGAACTCGTTGACAGTGGCGTTGAGCTGCAAGGTGCTGTCGTCCATCCTCTTGGTGAACGTCTTGAATCCATCTATTTTGCTCTCCACCTCCTGGAAGTCGAGCGGAGCTGCCGGGGTGCTGATTGTGAGGAAAAAGTTGGCTCCAACCATCTCGTCCTTCTCCGCCTTCCTCTTGCCCTGCTTCCAGGCCTTCTCGTCGGTGCTGTTGCAGGTGAGGAAGTGCTGGAACACGTCGCACCTGGCCAGGACAGGGTGGCTGGTCATGTGGTTCATCCACCATATGAGGCCTTTCCTCCTCTTGGAGATGAAGTCCTCCTCGAAGCGCCCCGTGGCCTGCTTCTCCGGGATGTGTGGGACTGATATGACGGGGAATTTCTCCACGAGCCGAGCGTACAGCCAGTCGAAGTGCTTATACCTCCTGTTCACCTGGGTCTGAGTGTGGGTGGGTGTCAGCTTGTAGGCGATATAGCTTTTCATGCCCTTGAACTTGGTCTGTTTAGTGGGGTCGTCGATTGTGCAAGAGAACGGGTATGGGTTCTCCTGCCACTCAGGGCCGTACTGTCCCATCACCACGCAGATCTTATCCCCGTCCTTCACAAAACCGGATGCCTCCCCGAGCACAAACGCCTCTCCCCCTGACTTCACAAAGGTGGAGAACCTGTTCAGGTTTCTACTGACCGTGGCAGAGCTCTTCGCCTGCTGTGCATTACCTCTTGCCATTGAGGACGTTGACACTCTGTAAGTGGATGGCCCATTGCCTTCATAGTCGTGATACCTTCCTCCAACGGTCCCTGGTTCGTCTGCAACAGTAGAGCTGTCATCCCAGTCATCATCCCAGTCATCGTCGCTCCCTTGACTGGGCTGCTGGtaggtctgctgctgctgctgctgaggctgctgctgtgtgaaagagGTGAAAGCAGGCGGTTTGGAAAAGTTCTCAACTTTACTCTGAGGCTTATAAGAGCTGTCGAAACCTCCGGATGGCACGTTGGCGTATCGGGAGCCCGGGTATGTGTCCccagatgtgctgctgctgctgttgttgttgaacgTGGAGGCGGCGTCGCTCCTCAGGATCTCCACGTAGGACGCGGGGAACAGTCCGCGCTCCCCTCGGCTGTTCGTCCCCTCGAACCAGCCGTCAATGTCCTGCTCGCTGTACAACGTGAGGATCTCGTTTTCCTTCACCGACACCTCTCCCGGGTTCTCAGAGTTGAAGTCGTACAGCGCTCTGGCTCTGAGCGCCATGAttcaccagcaccagcaccagcaccaccaccgcACAGCTggatgagaaagaagaagaagaaggaggagacgACCAGGGCAGCGGGCTAACTTCTGGCTGGCTGACCGGGGCAAGAGCGGGCAGGCTAGCTCAGTCAGCCCACCCGAAAACTACTCTGGAAACTCCGCGGTCAAAACTTCTCGgcgtgtgagaaaaaaaaaaacccgtcCTGAAGCGGTCACTCCTCTCGGTCAGACCCGGAGCGGAAACTGCGGTGTTTCAAGCCCCGAGGCTGCAGCGTGTGAAACTGATATATTCctcaacaacataaacaacaacaacaacaacactacTCAAGTGGGCTCCTCCGGGCTCCCTCCTGTCCCCACTCGGACTCTTCTGCCTTCACGCGCTTGCCTGCGCAGCAACCGCACGTCGAGCAGGCTGAATAATCGAGGGCGGAGCCACGAGATGCTGCGATTCCTCCCAGACAACACAAATCAACCTCTCGAGCTCTCCAAACAAGGCTGCAGTGCACATGTTGAGAGCTTCACACCACAGACCGGCCTCAGCAAGCCTGTCAGGTTTGTCCCAATTAACAGGAGTTGTTTGGTGAGCAGGGAGATAACAGTGCCAATGCTAACAGTTCTAAATTCTGAGATCATGAGTCTTTACTGGCCAATTACACACatcccataaaaaaaaagtctgtctcCTTATTTAAGTCGTTCTCAATACAGTTCCAAGAATAACTCACAGGAAGACAGAAATAGACTTACAGCtgaaaacaaggaaaaataaGTGGACACAGAGCACACAAATAATACATACAAACTATATataaagatgtatttttaaaaaatcaatactgAATTGGTACCATGTTAAATATTACATGTTCTATTGATAATAAGTTATTTCTCTCCAGAATTGGAATTGGATTGGCTATTATTGGTTCGATATTGGATGTATATCGATATCATCTTATGTGTTGTCAAATATGTGCCAATATGACGACtgtctttaaaaatatttctacTATAGTActgcaatatgtaataaaaacaaaaaaaacactactcCACCATCTTGATCTGATGGCgtagttactaattactttcCACATTAAGATTATACCTATAATATAATACACTATGATGATGAGCTTTGAAATACATTATTATAGATTAAACTATTCAGCCctaaacatttaaattatatatttttttcaaccacataaaaagttttcttttgacACAATCCGTGACATACAGGACATCTCAGTGTTCTGACTGGTAGCTATGGGCCTGAATTAACTAGAGTGAAACACAGCCATAGCTATTTCTagattttagaaatactgaggtcCTCTGAGTggattattcatgttttatttaatttagctTTCTGTAAATCCTCAATTTTACTTCCACAGGGTAAAGTCTAAAAGCAATTTCAAAGCACACTCAAGGGAACAAGAATCTGATGGGAAAATTAACGAACCCTTTAATTAGTTTTGATGGAATCCGTCAACGAAACCCGACAATGTCAAAGATTTAAATCGAGGAGTGTAAATGCCCACTaggctgttaaaaaaaagcccCACAATTTCCAGAGAGAGTCAAGAGAACATGACCTCAGTTACatcagctgttagcagcagCCTCATTCAGAAACAGTGACTCATGCCCAGTcaagacaaaaagaacaaaaagtgtGAGGTGAGTGAATAAGAACGCAACCGATGGAGGTGCTAGATTGAACATCAGGTTAATGTGTCATCATCTAAAAGGAATGTTGTTGAACAAACACTGACCAGTTCACATTAGATGGTTCAACGCTCAAAGCCATTGTTAGTTCAAGACGAAATCCCTTACAGTCTTCTTCAGTGCAATGTCATGCAACCTGACCTACAAATACATGAACATTTCTACTGATCATTGAAACAGGCCTTCATACAATCCTAGATGAACATGGCTGAATGTCTTCACCCTGTGTGAGTTTGTTATACCCAGCAAATCTTTACCCTTCATTAGAATGAAACTCAGATCTTACCAAATCACTTCTCTAGGGAGGggtaattcttttttttcctacgAGGCagcttaaaaacataaaacacaagcacaataaaagcacaaagacGGGACACATTTCCTGGCCatctaaatatttaaacacCTGTTCCAGTGGGACAGTTTGCTCTGGGTGGAATGGTTTATTGATGAGATGCGCTGAAGTTGCTGATGCAGTTTGTTAATGAAATCTTTAACTGCTGCCTGTCattgacaggaaacagcttATGCTCTGTCCTCTGTCCCATCAGCTAATCAGGGATGCCACTCAAATACACACTTTCAAAGAACATAAACCAGGGACTGCAGTATGAAGGTGACTCTGACGTTGGTAAGGATGCTTTTCATGTACATTTTCATACTGATTAAGTTCCAAAAGCTTGTCCGTTCATTACAATGGTGCAGCTCAGATACTTCAGCTTATTCAGGGCTAGCCATCTGTAAAACCTGTAATAATACCTGCCTTATGGAGCCTCTAACTGACTCATCACCTCACTAAAAATGGAGCATTTTAGTGCCCCATAGACTATttgctgcttcctctccctctaAAGAATACAATTcttacagaaacactgaatcCTTCTTATCAGTGGGAGTTTCATTGATAGCCTACGTCACCAGCAGAAGTTGTTCCCTTGTGACTTCAGTGGTGAACTCTGCATGTTCACAAACGCCGGTTGTAATTCAAGACCACAAGAATAGCAGAAAATCCTGAACTGAATGATATTTTCTTTGTATATCAACAACTATAAtccaaaagtcacatttattcaagtttttgCAAGACTTTGCTTGAATGTAATGACTCAGAGTAATCAATTTGCATTTGCTCAGAGACAGATCTGCACATCCTAAACCACCCACGATGTGTTCTGCTGACATCCTGTTACATCAACAAACTATTTCCTTCGGGAGCAAAATGCATAATTGAAAAGACAAGGCCTGTAGTGATGGTGTGTCAGCGCTGCTCTGGTAAATGCTGCCCCCTTGTGGCTGTATTCGGATCGTTTTCAGGCCCATTAATCGTCAAAGAACTGTgttaacaataacacaaaagtattaacaataacaatataaaatgtaaaaaaaaaaaaaaaaaaaaaaaaaatttttagattctgtttctcattttagttcatttttaacatttccttCAAACTTTTAAAGCTTTCCTGAATGCACCTGACCTTCGTGCTGCCTCATTTGTACCTAAATGAAGCAATGTATTCAGTATGAACTATGATCTGTGATAAGTCATATAGGGCCTTAAGTCATGGGCTCACCTGTAGCTCAGGTGGCCAAGCAGGTGGGCCATGAATATTAACTGTGGTcctgatgtctgtgttttgcttgATTAAGACAATGAACTCTAACTAGCTCCTGATGCATGACTCATTTTGGACAAAATCCTCCTTCAAAGCACAATCAGTTACTCAACCACCAAAACATTTTACTACCGGCCACCAGAGGTCTCTCCTCTTACAGTGGACTCTCTCAGATatcctgaggaggaaaaaaaatactttattcaAATATTCTGCTAAAAGCAATAAATTCTCCAGTGTCTTCTTCACATCCTCAATACCTGGCAGACCTGCACAGAGGACATCCAGTTCACTTCCCACTTAACTGTGTTCAGGGAGATTTCCTTTATAGCACAGCACATGAAATATTGAAGAGGAGTGTGGTCTCCAGGGAACAGGGATTACTTCAGTACGCAGCTCACATCACATTAGCAGACTTGTGATTTATACCGGTCCTCTAATCAGGGTGATATCACATAATTGCTTTGTCTGGGCTCAATGTTTGTTTCCAATGAGATAGATTTtgcaaattattttcatgttaataaGATCCTATCTAGCACAATGGCTTTCCAAATCCAGTGAAATTATCTGTGCAGACTAAAGGGTGTCTTATATTATATAATACTGTCAGACCTCATAAATGTAAGTTGCATTTGTTTTACGTCTCATTTGAGAGAACACTTACTGGAAGTACACAGTAACCAACtctaaaatgacacaaatgtacacaaaaacacTCCGCAATGTTTAATCTTCCCCCGACAAATACACGTCCTTTCTTTAATCTACCTTCCTCTGTCTGTAATGTCTGACATCAGGCCTACATGCATCAGAGGAACCAGCGTTTGACTTTGAACCGTGTCTCTGCCTAACTGTGTCATCCCCTTTCATTCATTATGTATTGTGTAATGTCTTATGTCAGAGCCTGTTGCATTTGGTGCTTCCTTAAACTAGATTATAAGATGGAAAATTGCAAATGCATGAACGTGTCGGCACTAGGTCGCATTCTTTAGTTTGGTGTTGATATACTTGttcaaaatggaaaacagaagcAGTAGTGATTCAGTACAGAGAAGCCACCTAGTGGTGCAATACATTTTAGTATAGGTAGATAATATACTGGAAATGCTATTATATTTTTGCTATTGTGATCatatcactctttttttttaactgtaggTTCCATTAAAGTCACCCTACCCTCCAAAATGGGTTTTTCTTAAGCTTCACTGTAAAATTATTTTTGGTTTCACATTCTTCTGTGAAATTATACACTTCCTTTTTTCCCACTGAAAATCGGATTTTAATATTCAGGCCTATgagcactgtgacatcacaagtaGTTTAGAGGCCAAACCTGATCCAGGTCCTGTTCTACACTgccttgattgttttcagtgCCATGaggatgatgtttttttgtatgccTGCCAGTCTATGAGGCGCTGTGGTTCCATCAGCAAAGCTCTAGCAGAAATTATTTTTCTGGATTGACAAAGAAACCAAATTCTGTGGCCAACAAATTATTGATGTATGTCTACaaacattttctatttaaatttGAAGCTACAATGTAAGTGGTATTTTAAACCCACCTCTACCTCTCCGTTGTAGGAGGACAACTTTATCAATACCCAATTATAGTTAGCTCTCTAATATTAAATGGAATCTAACCCTAAATATTGCACAACTGGCAGACAGAACTtttgaaacaacacacacttttgatAGCCCCAGTGATGCTATGATCAACTGCACCCAAACATGGACATAtcaatgcacaaccccaatgcATAAAATAGCGAGCCGTTCcataataaaaatgtcttgCCATCATTCGTTATCTGTGTCTACCTCTTCTAGCAGAAGctgcatttgattttaaaagcaTGACACTCGACTAGCTGACAGATTAATATTGCTGTTCATAGTCCTGCTACCGG is a window from the Acanthopagrus latus isolate v.2019 chromosome 5, fAcaLat1.1, whole genome shotgun sequence genome containing:
- the snx18a gene encoding sorting nexin-18a, producing the protein MALRARALYDFNSENPGEVSVKENEILTLYSEQDIDGWFEGTNSRGERGLFPASYVEILRSDAASTFNNNSSSSTSGDTYPGSRYANVPSGGFDSSYKPQSKVENFSKPPAFTSFTQQQPQQQQQQTYQQPSQGSDDDWDDDWDDSSTVADEPGTVGGRYHDYEGNGPSTYRVSTSSMARGNAQQAKSSATVSRNLNRFSTFVKSGGEAFVLGEASGFVKDGDKICVVMGQYGPEWQENPYPFSCTIDDPTKQTKFKGMKSYIAYKLTPTHTQTQVNRRYKHFDWLYARLVEKFPVISVPHIPEKQATGRFEEDFISKRRKGLIWWMNHMTSHPVLARCDVFQHFLTCNSTDEKAWKQGKRKAEKDEMVGANFFLTISTPAAPLDFQEVESKIDGFKTFTKRMDDSTLQLNATVNEFARKQITGFKKEYQKVGMSFKVLSQAFEMDQQTYSAGLNQAISFTGDAYEAIGEYFAEQPSKDLDPIMDLLCLYQGHLANYPDIIHVQKGALTKVKESQKHVEEGKMDRAQAEGIDERCNIISCATLAEIQHFHQIRVRDFKAQMQHYLQQQITFFQKITGKLEEALQKYDNA